The following coding sequences lie in one Notolabrus celidotus isolate fNotCel1 chromosome 20, fNotCel1.pri, whole genome shotgun sequence genomic window:
- the LOC117832337 gene encoding macrophage mannose receptor 1-like, translating to MTNKLGNSVNHFGKTGLKLEPKFEKYETWADAQKYCRERYTDLATVSNQEESDQLVAASPEDFVMWIGLSGKINRWKWSLEEEGCYGKGEDKFRNWRVGEPNNVNGIEKFAIMSPYGEWNDVNSDYETFFVCYEETDSPAGIGTTVSSNFIYVNEKKTWEEAQSYCREHYTDLASVRNQAENEEIKKSIQGNSVLIGLYKDTLWNWSDGSSYSFRNWVSDRSLVSFQTACGAIHEGRWHSRSCDEKLYFVCQNAIKDQVKKRVLRVKLTKKDPSLNLEDAADAILQQLRQTLKEHGLSKDMKLTWRKQPDGKVFNLEEKKEKKKNNCT from the exons ATGACGAATAAGCTGGGAAACTCAGTCAATCACTTTGGAAAGACTGGTCTCAAA CTTGAGCCAAAGTTCGAGAAATATGAG ACCTGGGCTGACGCTCAGAAGTACTGCAGAGAGAGGTACACTGACCTGGCTACTGTCAGCAACCAGGAGGAGTCAGATCAGCTGGTGGCTGCTTCACCAGAAGATTTTGTCATGTGGATAGGACTGTCTGGTAAAATTAACAGGTGGAAATGGTCACTGGAGGAAGAGGGATGCTATGGCAAAGGAGAGGACAAGTTCAGGAACTGGCGTGTTGGTGAACCCAATAACGTCAATGGAATTGAGAAGTTTGCTATTATGTCACCTTATGGAGAATGGAATGATGTCAATTCTGACTATGAAACTTTCTTTGTCTGCTATGAAG aaacagattccCCCGCTGGAATTGGTACCACAGTCTCCTCCAACTTCATCTATGTGAATGAGAAAAAGACCTGGGAGGAGGCTCAGAGCTACTGCAGGGAGCACTACACTGACCTGGCTAGTGTGAGGAACCAGGCTGAGAACGAAGAGATCAAAAAGAGTATTCAGGGCAACTCTGTCTTGATCGGCCTCTACAAAGACACGTTGTGGAACTGGTCTGATGGGAGCTCCTACTCCTTCAGGAATTGGGTGTCTGACAGATCACTTGTCAGCTTCCAAACTGCTTGTGGGGCCATTCATGAAGGAAGATGGCATAGCCGTTCCTGTGATGAGAAACTATACTTTGTGTGCCAAAATG CCATTAAAGACCAGGTGAAGAAGCGGGTGCTGAGGGTGAAACTGACTAAAAAGGACCCCTCTCTGAACCTGGAGGACGCAGCGGACGCCATCTTGCAGCAG ctcagGCAGACACTGAAGGAGCACGGTCTAAGTAAAGATATGAAGCTGACATGGAGGAAGCAGCCGGACGGAAAAGTCTTCAacctggaggaaaagaaagagaagaagaagaacaattgtacatga